Within Caproicibacterium argilliputei, the genomic segment GGACATCTCCGGATTGTTGCTGCCGCCGGGAAAGCGGAAAAACGGCGCGCAATGCCCATCTGTTTCTTTCTGAATCAGTTCATACATCTCGTTGAAATCCGCCAGAAACGCATCGACTGAAGCGTAAATCTTTTTGTAGTTGTGTGACGCGCTGTGCACCGCGCAGACAGAACCTGCTTTGTAAATATCGCGAATGTAATGAATGTCATTTTTCTGTTCCGGCTGATTAGTCAGAAAAAACGTTGCCTTTACATTATACTGCTTGAGCACTTCCAGAAGTTTTGGCGTCAAATTGCTGGGACCGTCATCAAAAGTTAGGTACACGGCCTTGTCCTCGGCATTTTTCCACTGACCCACTTTGGTTTTCACGTAAAGGTTCGGGTACTTCGCCTGATACCCTGTCAAGTTGGTTTTGCTTACCTCAAACGCCTCGCCAGCACGGGTTGGGTCGCCGGTTGAGGATGGCGCCGCCTCTGAAGATGCCGCTGCCGATGAAACGCCGGAACTCCCCGCGGATGCTCGACTGGAAACCGTACTCGACGCCCCCGCAGGTTCGGCCTGCCGCAGCATCAGTGTCGTAACGCCGTAAGTGCCGCCAATCAGGGCAGCTACCAGCACCACACAGGTTAAAACAATGACTGCGTGGCGTTTATGTATCTGCCTGCGCCGCTCGCGTGCACTCATCCTTTTGTGACTTGACATGTTCTTTTACTCCCTCTTCCTGCACCGTAAAAAAGACAAAATGCTATTTTTTCTGCCTTTTGTTTACCATAATCTCATTATAGCAACCGTGCAGCCTTTATACCAGTTAAAGATTTGTTACCTGCCTAAACAGTTTTGTAGGATTCCGGAAGAACTCTTTCTCTTATATATGAAACACGGCCGATGCTCATACATGAATCTTAGGCTTCTTCCGGCGGCCCGGCTTTTCCGTCACATAATAAATTCGATTTCTGCCGTTTTCAGCCGGAACGCTGATGACTTCAAACATATCCAGCGAGCGCAAAAACAGACTCAGCTTTTTAAAGCCGTAGTTACGCACATCAAAGTCAGGATAGCGGCGCACCAGCGTGTTGCCGACATCACCAATCAGCACGCGGCCCTCCTCATCGGCATTATCGCGCACCATATTGTAAATGGTGTTGATAACCTTGTCCGGCGGCACCATTTCCGGCTTGGCCGGCTCATCTTCCTCTTTTTCGGTTTCCTCTGCCTGCTGGGCAAGCACCTCCAGATACCGAAATTTATTGCACGCCGCGATAAAGGCGCTCGGTGTCTTTTTCTCTCCCATACCGATTACCACCATGCCGCCCTCACGCAGGCGTGCCGCAAGCCGCGTGAAGTCGCTGTCGCTGGAAACCAGACAAAAGCCATCCACATGACCGGTGTAAAGGATGTCCATCGCGTCAATAATCATGGCAGAGTCCGTCGCGCTTTTTCCGGTTGTATAGCCGTACTGCTGAAACGGAATGATAGAGTTTTCCAGCAGCACGTTCTTCCAGGAAGCAAGTGAAGGTTTCGTCCAGTCCCCGTAAATCCGCTTGTACGTTGCAATCCCGTCGCTGCTGATTTCATCCAGAATATAACGGATATATTTTCCGGAAACATTGTCCGCATCAATCAGCACCGCAAAACGATTTTCACCAGGCATTTCTCTTCTCTCCTTTCTTTTTTCAATATTCTTTCATTTTCTGCTTTTTTCATACGAAAATCCGAAAAATTTACATATTTTTCCGAAGCCAATTTTCTTTCGTCCAAACATACTCAAAACTCTTGTATTCTTTTCGCAGCGGTTTAGCAAAATAAGTACCTTCCTGTCGAAAAGAAAAGCCGCACTTTTCAATCATCCGCTTGGAGGCAAGGTTCTCCTGAAAGCAGCAAGCCCATACATAGGAAATCTCCTGCTCAAACAGTTTTTGCAGGACTGCAAGAATCACTTCCGTCATAATACCCTGCTGCCGATAGGCACTGTTCAGTACGCAGCCAAACTCTTTGGTATCCGCGCGGTGTTCTTCTGAATCTTCCTTGACCAAAAGATAACCGATTACTTTATCGCTGCTGCGGCATACAATTGCGTATTTATTCGGATTCTGCAAGTCCTTTTTCAGCGCTTTCTCGGATTCCGCAACAGAACAATGCGGCAGCAGTCCGGCCATTTCCATTCCCTTTTGGCTGGAATACTCCCAGACGTCCTGCAAATCCTTCTCTGCAAAATTGCGCAAAACCGTCCGCTGTGTTTCTACAAACATAGACTCCCTTCCTTAACCCCAACATGATAAACCTTTTGGAAAACTTCGTCACGGAAGCACTGAAATTCCCGCAGAGTCAGTTCGCCGCCGGAGGACATCACCAACAACGGAATCGTTTGCTGCCCTTCTGTGAGCACAGGCTGTTTATACCCGTAACGGTTCAAGGAAAATCCATTTCGTATGTAAAACCCGATTCTGCGCTTTGCCAGCTCAGTTTCGGGCGGTTCCACTTCCAGAACAGTCCGCTGCTGACTGTTCTGCAAAAAGTCCTGCAGTATTTTCCCGCCGAGACCATGGTTGCGCAGCTTGGGATTCGCCGCAAAGTGCTCAATAAACAGAAAGTCTTCCAACTGCCAGTACGCCAGAAAAGCGCCTACCCGACCCTCATGCTCACAGACCACAATCTGATACGCCGGTTCGTTCAGCAGGCTCTGCTGCGCCTGCCGCGTGCGGCGCTCCGTGGCAGGAAACGAATCTTCCAATATTTGATAAACTTCAGAATATTCGTCCTTTTTCATGTTTCTGATTATACTATACATCAAATTGTCACACCTTTCAAACCATTCCGCTATGTTTGTAAAAATTTCTGCAAAAACGGCCGGAAAGCACTCGGCAGCGAATACCGCTCCCGAAGCTCCTGCTCAGTTGCCCAGACAAGCCGGTGCGTGTCCGGCAGCGGCGCCAGTTGCACCTGCCAGCCGGTCATGTGCCACTCCACATGTGTAAAAATATGTTTGGCAGGCGCCAGCGGCTGCAGCCGAACCGGCTCCAAACCAAGCGAACGCACAGCCGCAATCGCCTGCTCCTGCGACAGTGTGCCATCAAATCCCGGCAGTTCCCACAAAGAGGCAAGCAGCCCTTTGGCGGGACGCTTTCGCAGCGCAATCCTGCCCGCCTGCTCCAGCAGAAGAATCGTGCGCTGTTCCACCCGCCGCGGCGGTTTCGGCTTTTTGACCGGATAGCACTGCTCCTCTTTCTGCCTGTGCGCCTTGCAGAAATCCGCCAGTGGGCACACCGCACACTTCGGCGTGGCATTTGGCACGCACACCAGCG encodes:
- a CDS encoding GNAT family N-acetyltransferase, which produces MYSIIRNMKKDEYSEVYQILEDSFPATERRTRQAQQSLLNEPAYQIVVCEHEGRVGAFLAYWQLEDFLFIEHFAANPKLRNHGLGGKILQDFLQNSQQRTVLEVEPPETELAKRRIGFYIRNGFSLNRYGYKQPVLTEGQQTIPLLVMSSGGELTLREFQCFRDEVFQKVYHVGVKEGSLCL
- a CDS encoding GNAT family N-acetyltransferase codes for the protein MFVETQRTVLRNFAEKDLQDVWEYSSQKGMEMAGLLPHCSVAESEKALKKDLQNPNKYAIVCRSSDKVIGYLLVKEDSEEHRADTKEFGCVLNSAYRQQGIMTEVILAVLQKLFEQEISYVWACCFQENLASKRMIEKCGFSFRQEGTYFAKPLRKEYKSFEYVWTKENWLRKNM
- a CDS encoding NYN domain-containing protein, yielding MPGENRFAVLIDADNVSGKYIRYILDEISSDGIATYKRIYGDWTKPSLASWKNVLLENSIIPFQQYGYTTGKSATDSAMIIDAMDILYTGHVDGFCLVSSDSDFTRLAARLREGGMVVIGMGEKKTPSAFIAACNKFRYLEVLAQQAEETEKEEDEPAKPEMVPPDKVINTIYNMVRDNADEEGRVLIGDVGNTLVRRYPDFDVRNYGFKKLSLFLRSLDMFEVISVPAENGRNRIYYVTEKPGRRKKPKIHV
- a CDS encoding polysaccharide deacetylase family protein; the encoded protein is MSSHKRMSARERRRQIHKRHAVIVLTCVVLVAALIGGTYGVTTLMLRQAEPAGASSTVSSRASAGSSGVSSAAASSEAAPSSTGDPTRAGEAFEVSKTNLTGYQAKYPNLYVKTKVGQWKNAEDKAVYLTFDDGPSNLTPKLLEVLKQYNVKATFFLTNQPEQKNDIHYIRDIYKAGSVCAVHSASHNYKKIYASVDAFLADFNEMYELIQKETDGHCAPFFRFPGGSNNPEMSASVRKGILQEMTRRGFFFYDWDIDSQDAMGAGASKIYENVISGIQRGGNIPLMHNSAVKKATLSEVGSIIQYGVQNGYTFKTLDGTLDPSMYSFSNSVFLPLLKDSPNFKLSDKHEARFASLLGISSVPTSSTVTSSN